In Zingiber officinale cultivar Zhangliang chromosome 11B, Zo_v1.1, whole genome shotgun sequence, a single window of DNA contains:
- the LOC122035264 gene encoding potassium channel KAT1-like, producing the protein MLHNDDGDSSNSSFSDEFSPSANLRKFIISPYNPRYRAWQMFLIPLVIYSAWICLFELAFLRYLPGKLLLLEHILNSLFAIDIVLTFFVSYLDPRSYLLVDDPKRIAARYLSSGFILDLLSTVPFHAISFLFERNDNVNFGFKILNLLKLWRLWRVSSLFSRFEKDIKFNYFWTRCTKLVSVTVFAAHFAGCLNYLIADRNPNPSRTWIALAMQDFRSQSLWRRYVTAMYWSITTLTTTGYGDLHAVNTGEMLFDVFYMLFVLALTSYIIGNMTNLIVHCTSSTRNFRDTVQSASEFAERNKLPKQMKNQILSHICFRFETEELKQQQILSNLPEGMRSSIACNLFFPVVQRAYLFHGVSFDFLSQLVPKMEAEFYPPREDVVLQNEAPTHLYVLVSGAVDLRIKTDGSEQQICARLTRGDVFGEGAVLGGTPQPYAARTVELSQILRLSGITFLTMLRENVELSKVIANNLLEKLKLEQRSTKSIAQEERVQKSIRSNLHEKINKGYCSNGVVTSAAGRKRAVIHIARERIGKLINLPDSLEEIFKIAGEKFGCLEPSKVMSQDNAEIEDIDVIRDGEHLFLL; encoded by the exons CCACGTTACAG GGCATGGCAGATGTTCCTAATCCCGCTTGTTATTTACTCGGCGTGGATTTGCCTCTTCGAACTGGCATTCTTGAGATACTTGCCTGGAAAACTCTTGTTGCTCGAGCATATCTTGAACAGCTTGTTCGCCATCGATATCGTTCTGACCTTCTTCGTTTCTTATCTCGATCCCAGATCCTATCTCTTGGTTGATGATCCAAAGAGAATTGCAGCTAG ATACTTGTCCTCCGGGTTCATCTTGGACCTCTTGTCTACTGTTCCATTCCATGCGATCAGCTTTCTGTTTGAAAGAAATGACAATGTTAATTTTGGATTCAAGATACTGAATCTGCTCAAGCTATGGCGGCTCTGGAGGGTCAGTTCCTTGTTCTCCAGGTTTGAGAAGGATATCAAATTCAACTATTTCTGGACTCGATGCACAAAGCTAGTCTCT GTGACTGTTTTCGCCGCGCATTTCGCCGGGTGCCTCAACTATCTGATCGCCGATCGGAACCCGAACCCCAGCAGAACATGGATAGCTTTGGCGATGCAGGACTTCCGATCGCAGAGCCTGTGGAGAAGATATGTTACCGCGATGTATTGGTCCATAACGACCTTAACAACCACTGGCTATGGAGATTTGCACGCGGTGAACACTGGGGAAATGCTGTTTGACGTCTTCTACATGCTGTTTGTTCTCGCTCTGACTTCGTACATCATCGGCAACATGACCAACCTCATCGTCCATTGCACCAGCAGCACTCGGAACTTC AGGGACACAGTGCAGAGTGCTTCGGAGTTTGCAGAGAGGAACAAGCTGCCGAAGCAAATGAAGAACCAAATTCTGTCCCACATTTGCTTCAGGTTCGAGACGGAAGAGCTGAAGCAGCAACAGATTTTGAGCAATCTCCCGGAGGGGATGCGATCCAGCATAGCCTGCAACTTGTTCTTCCCAGTCGTGCAGCGGGCTTACCTCTTCCATGGAGTTTCCTTCGACTTCCTCTCTCAACTCGTTCCCAAAATGGAGGCTGAGTTTTACCCTCCGAGGGAAGATGTTGTACTGCAAAATGAGGCTCCCACTCACCTCTACGTATTGGTATCCGGAGCAGTC GATTTGAGAATAAAAACTGATGGAAGTGAACAA CAGATTTGCGCAAGGCTCACTAGAGGAGATGTGTTTGGGGAGGGAGCAGTTCTAGGCGGCACGCCACAGCCGTATGCTGCACGCACCGTTGAGCTCTCACAGATTTTGAGGCTGAGCGGCATTACATTCTTGACAATGCTCCGAGAGAATGTGGAACTGAGTAAAGTCATAGCAAACAACCTTTTAGAG AAACTGAAACTCGAACAAAGATCGACAAAGAGTATTGCTCAAGAAGAACGAGTTCAGAAATCTATCCGCTCAAATCTTCATGAAAAGATCAACAAAGGATATTGCTCGAACGGCGTTGTTACTTCAGCTGCTGGCAGAAAACGAGCCGTCATTCACATTGCCAGAGAACGGATTGGGAAGCTCATCAACTTACCGGATTCTTTGGAAGAGATCTTCAAAATTGCAG GTGAAAAGTTTGGCTGTCTAGAGCCATCGAAGGTGATGAGCCAAGATAACGCAGAGATCGAAGACATTGATGTCATTAGAGACGGAGAGCATTTGTTTCTGCTATAG